The stretch of DNA GTGCACTACCCGCACCTGAAGCAGGAGCTGCTGGCGCAGGCGCTGCAGACCTTTTACGAGGTGCGCGACGTCCAGGGCCTGAAGAAGAAGCCGTCCACCTCGGAATTTCTCGACTGGCTCAAGCTGCTGATGGCGGAAGACATCCCGCCGGCGGCGCTGCGCAGCCAGGACCAGAAGGCCATCGTGCCGCCGCTGCACGGCGCGCTGCTGAAGAACGAGCAGGACATCCACCTGTTCGAACGCCTGATCGCCATGGCGCGCCATAATCGATGAACTCGTCGATGAACTCGTCGATGAACACGCCGCTGAGCACGACGTTCGACACGCCGCTGCCGGTCACGCTGGAGCTGCACGGCGTGCGGCTGGAGCCGCTGGCCGCGCACCACGCCGACGGCCTGCGCGCGGCCGCCAGCGACGGCCAGCTGTGGAATCTGCGCGTCACTTCGGTGCCGGAACCGCACGAGGTCGACGCGTATATTTTCAAGGCCATCGAGCAGCGCCCCACCCGGCTGGCGTTTGCCGTGATCGACAGCGCCAGCGGCGCCTTGATCGGCACCACCAGCTACCACGACATCGTGCCGGCCATCGGCCGCACCGAAATCGGCTACACTTGGTACGCCACGCGCTGGCAGCGCACCCACGTCAACACCACCTGCAAGCTGCTGCTGATGACGCACGCCTTCGAGACCTTAGGCGCGGCGCTGGTGGGGCTGCGCACCGACAATTTCAACCACGCCTCGCAAGCGGCCATCGAGCGCCTCGGCGCCAGGAAGGACGGCGTGCTGCGCCACCACGCGCTGCGCCGCGACGGCACCGTGCGCGACACCGTGATGTACAGCATCGCGGCCGGCGAGTGGCCGGAGATCAAGGCCCATCTGCGCGACAAGCTGGCGCGCCACGGAGTGCGCTGAGATGCTGATCGATTTCTTCTTCACGCTGAAAGACGCCAAGATCCCGGTCACGATCAAGGAGTTTTTGACGCTGCTGGAAGCCATGCAACAGCGCGTGATCAGCAACTCGCTGGACGATTTCTACTACCTGGCGCGCCTGACGCTGGTCAAGGACGAGGCCCACTTCGACAAGTTCGACCGCGCCTTTGGCCTGTATTTCAAGGGCATCAGCGCGACCTTCGACCAGCAGGGCAATGTGCCGCTGGACTGGCTGGTACAGCGCATGAAGCGCGAGCTGACACCGGAGCAGATCGCCGCGCTGGAGAAATTCGGCTACGACAAACTGATGGACCGCCTGAAGGAGCTGCTGGACGAGCAGAAGGCGCGCCACGAGGGGGGCAACAAGTGGATCGGCACCGGCGGCACTTCGCCGTTCGGCCATGGCGGCACCAATCCCGAGGGCGTGCGCATCGGCGGCAAGGGCGGCAACCGCACCGCAGTCAAGGTGTGGGAGGCGCGCAGCTACCAGGATTACGACGGCGAGCGCGAGATCGGCACCCGCAACATCAAGGTGGCGCTGCGCCGGCTGCGCAAGTTTGCGCGCCAGGGCGCGGCCGAGGAACTGGCGCTGGACGCCACCATCCGCGCCACCGCCAGCAACGCCGGCTACCTCGATATCAAGATGCAGCCGGAGCGCAAGAACAATATCAAGGTGCTGATGCTGTTCGACGTCGGCGGCACCATGGACGACCATATCGAGCGCACCGAGGAACTGTTTTCGGCCGCCAAGTCGGAGTTCAAGAACATGGAGTTCTTCTACTTCCACAACTGCGTCTACGACTATGTGTGGAAGAACAACCGGCGCCGCCATTCGGAGCGCTTCCCGACCTGGGACATCCTGCGCAAATACCCGCCCGACACCAAGCTGATCTTCGTCGGCGACGCCACCATGAGTCCGTACGAGATCCTGCAGCCGGGCGGCTCGGTCGAGTACAACAACGAGGAAGCCGGCAGCGCCTGGCTGGCGCGCTTCACGGCAGCGTTCCCGAAATTCGTCTGGCTCAATCCGGAACCGGACACCATCTGGCAGTACCGCCAGTCGATCGACATCATCCGCCAGCTGATGAACAACCGCATGTTCCCGCTGACCATGAACGGCCTGGAGCAGGCAATGCGCACGCTCAGCAAATAAGTATTTAACAAAAAGAAACTATGTTAAATATATTGAAATCCGTGAAACAAATTGCTACAAATCTTAAGTTGTAGCACAAGCGTGCAGCTCTTAGCCTGACGGGCTATGTCCATACTGCTTTCTTTTCGTCGTCTGAGCGCGCGCCTGCGCGCCGCCAGCCCGCGCAGCATCGCTGCGGCGGCCACCTTGCTGCTGGCCGGGTTTTTCCTGCTCGATCTGGGCAGCGGCCCGACCATCTCCTTCGGGCTGTTTTATACGCTGTCGGTGGTGCTGGTGGCGTGGCGGCTGGGGCGCGCCGCCACTGTGCTGGCCGTGCTGGCCGCCAGCGCCGCCCGCGTCGCCGATTTCTACCTGAACCGCCATCACGACGGCGCCCTGATGCTGGTCTACGATCTGCTGCAAAGCGCGGCCGGCTACGGGCTGGCGGCGCTGCTGGCCTGGCAGGGCCGCCAGCTGTTCGAGCGCACCGCGCGCCACGCCCGCCATTTCCAGCACCAGGCGCGCCGCGAACGGCGTCAGCGCCGGCTGGAGGCCACCATCCGCCGCGCGGTGCTGGCCGATGTGCCGGCCATCATCGCGCTGACCAATGCCGGCGGCGAAGACGGCGCCTTCGACCAGAATGTGATGGACGCGGTACGCCAGGCCGCGCTGACCACCACCTTCAGCCAGGGCATCATCGATGGCGCCGCGTTGCGCGACGTCTGGAATGGCGGCCAGACCGTGGTGCCGATCGAGTTCTGGGTGTCCGAACGCAATGGCCAAGTGGCCGCCTATATGATGGTGCTGGGCGTGGACGGCAACAAGGGACCGGAGCGCGAACTGCATGCGCTGGCGGTGGCGCCGCCCTTCCGCAACACCGGCCTGGGGTCGGCGATGGTGAATTTCTTCTGCCTGCGCTACCAGCAGCGGCGCCTGGTGATCGCCACCAAGTCCGACTCGCAGATGATGCAGATGCTGGTGCGGCGTAACTTTCAGCAGCTCACCAGCGACAAGGGCTATGACATCATGGTGCGCGACTAGCGCCTACGGCAGCTGCAGGCGGTAGCCGACCGCCGTTTCCGTCAGCAGGTAGCGCGGCTGGGTGGGGTCGGCTTCCAGCTTGTGGCGCAGGTGGCCCATGTAGATCCGCAAATAATGGCCGTTCTCCGACTGCGACGGCCCCCACACGGCGCGCAGCAGTTGCGGGTTGGTCATCACGCGGCCGGCGTTGGCCACCAGCACCGCCAGCAGCCGGTATTCGGTCGGCGTCAGGTGCACGTGGGCGCCGCCGCGCGTCACGCGCCGGTTCTGCAAATCCACCGCGACGTCGCCAAACTGCACCAGCCCGCTCTGATCGGCGGCCGGCTGGCGCTGCCGCCGCAGGGTGGCGCGCACCCGCGCCAGCAGTTCGCCGACGCCGAACGGTTTGCTCAGGTAGTCGTCGGCGCCGGCGTCCAGCGCGCGGATCTTGTCGGCTTCGTTGACGCGCGCCGACAGCACGATCACCGGCACGCTCGACCATTTGCGCAGGTCGGTGACGAAGTCGATGCCGTCGCCATCCGGCAGGCCGAGATCGAGCACGATCAGGTCCGGTTTGCGGGTGCCGGCGTCGATCAGGCCGCGTTGCAGGCCGCCCGCTTCGAAAACCTGCCAGCCCTCCTCTTCCAGCGCGGCGCGCACGAAGCGGCGGATTTGCGGTTCGTCTTCGACCAGCAAGGCGGTCGGTGCGGTGTCAGTCATGGACTTCCTCGTCCGGCATGGCCGGTGGTGTGCCGAGTGGCAGGGTAAAGGTAAAGGCGGCGCCGCCCAGCGCGCCACGGCCGGCGCTAATGCGGCCGCCGTGCGCTTCGACGATGGCGCGGCAGATCGCCAGCCCGAGGCCGACGCCCGGCTTGGCCGATTCGCGTTCGCCACGGGTGAATTTTTCAAACAGCGCTTCTTCGCGGCCGGCCGGCAGGCCGGGGCCGTCGTCGTGCACGGTGACGTCGAGCCAGGCGCCGTGCAGCGCGGCGGCGATTTCGATATGGGCGCCGGGCGGCGTGTATTTGGCGGCGTTTTCCAGCAGGTTGACCAGCACCCGTTCGATCAGCACGGCGTCATAGCGCAGCAGCGGCAGCGCGGGCGCCAGCCTGGTGCTGACCTGGTGCCCTTTAAGGGCGCTGCCGGCGGCGCGCAGCGCGCTGCCGACCACTTCTTCCAGCGGTTGCCATTGCAGGTTGAAGTGCACTTCGCCGCTCTGGATGCGTGCCATGTCCAGCAGGTTGGCCACCATGGTGCTCATGCGCAGCGCTTCGTCGTGCAGCGCGCGCGCGGTGTCCTGCTGGGCGTCGCTCAGCGCCGGGCGTGAGCCGGTCAGCGCTTCCGACAGGCCGACCAGTGAGGTCAAGGGCGTGCGCAGGTCGTGCGACAGCGCCGCCAGCAGCGAGTTGCGCAGCCGCTCGGTTTCCATGCTGACCAGCGCGCCCTGGGCCACTTCGATGTAGTGCACCCGCTCCAGCGCGATGGCGGCCAGCGCGGCGAAGGTGTCCAGCTGTTGCCGCTGCTCGGGAATCAGCATCCAGCGTCGCTGCTGCGGTTCGATCGCCAGCACGCCGCGGGTACGCATCGGCGCCACCAGCGGCAGGTAGAAGATGCGGCTGGCCGGCAAGGTGTCGGTGCCGAGGCCGGCCGGTTCGGCGCGGTCATAGGCCCATTGGGCGATGCCGGTGTCGAGCACCGACAGGTGGGCGCCGCTGTGGCCATGGCGGTGACTGCTGCCGGCGCCGGCGTCCGGCAGGGCCGCCGGGTTGGCGTGCTCCGGCGGCGGTAGTTGCAGCCGGCCGGCGTCGTCCGGCAACAGCAGCGTGGCGCGCGCGCGGAATGCTTGCTGGATCACGCGCCGGGTGGTGTCGTAGATTTGTTCGGTTTGCAGGGCGCCGGACAGTTCGCGGGCGAATTCGTACAGCGCCCGCGCCCGCCGTTCGCGCTGCGCCGCGACGCGCGCCTGGAAGCGCAGGTCGGCAGTCAGGTGGCCGGTGATCAGGCCCACCGCCAGCATGACGATGAAGGTGATCAGGTATTGAAAGTCGGTCACGGCCAGCGTGAAGCGCGGCGGCACGAAGAAGAAGTCGAAGCAGGCTACGCTGACGCAAGTCGCCAGCACCGACGGTCCGCGCCCGAAGCGCACTGCCACCAGCACCACCACAAGCAGGAACAGCATGGCGATGTTGGCCAGGTCCAGCCAGGCCAGCAGCGGTGTGGTGATCAGCGCGGTGGCGACGCTGGCCGCCGCCGCCACGCCATAGCCGATGACGCGCCGGCGCTGGAGCGCGCCGGCGGCAGCGTCGTCGCCCTGTCCGGCCGCGTTGCCAGTCATCCCGCCCGCTGCCCCGACAGCGCCATCACTGGCTGCCGCGCCGCCGTTCATGGCGGCGCCGGCCGTTCCGCCGTTGGCGCTGTCGGCGCTAGCTGCGTTGCCGCCGCTGGCGCTGCCGACGTTGCCGCCCCAGCCGCCGC from Duganella dendranthematis encodes:
- a CDS encoding GNAT family N-acetyltransferase, with protein sequence MSILLSFRRLSARLRAASPRSIAAAATLLLAGFFLLDLGSGPTISFGLFYTLSVVLVAWRLGRAATVLAVLAASAARVADFYLNRHHDGALMLVYDLLQSAAGYGLAALLAWQGRQLFERTARHARHFQHQARRERRQRRLEATIRRAVLADVPAIIALTNAGGEDGAFDQNVMDAVRQAALTTTFSQGIIDGAALRDVWNGGQTVVPIEFWVSERNGQVAAYMMVLGVDGNKGPERELHALAVAPPFRNTGLGSAMVNFFCLRYQQRRLVIATKSDSQMMQMLVRRNFQQLTSDKGYDIMVRD
- a CDS encoding GNAT family N-acetyltransferase, with translation MNTPLSTTFDTPLPVTLELHGVRLEPLAAHHADGLRAAASDGQLWNLRVTSVPEPHEVDAYIFKAIEQRPTRLAFAVIDSASGALIGTTSYHDIVPAIGRTEIGYTWYATRWQRTHVNTTCKLLLMTHAFETLGAALVGLRTDNFNHASQAAIERLGARKDGVLRHHALRRDGTVRDTVMYSIAAGEWPEIKAHLRDKLARHGVR
- the kdpE gene encoding two-component system response regulator KdpE, giving the protein MTDTAPTALLVEDEPQIRRFVRAALEEEGWQVFEAGGLQRGLIDAGTRKPDLIVLDLGLPDGDGIDFVTDLRKWSSVPVIVLSARVNEADKIRALDAGADDYLSKPFGVGELLARVRATLRRQRQPAADQSGLVQFGDVAVDLQNRRVTRGGAHVHLTPTEYRLLAVLVANAGRVMTNPQLLRAVWGPSQSENGHYLRIYMGHLRHKLEADPTQPRYLLTETAVGYRLQLP
- a CDS encoding DUF4118 domain-containing protein is translated as MFPTDSIRPDPDALLAQVQAQERRAARGRLRIYFGASAGVGKTYAMLAAARKLQADGQPVLVGVVETHGRADTAAMLAGLPLLPPRQVAYRGKQLAEFDLDGALAAQPPLILMDELAHSNAPGSRHPKRWQDIEELLDAGIDVLTTVNVQHLESLNDVVGGITGVRVGETVPDTVFDQADEVVLVDVPADELLARLQSGKVYQAAQAERASKNFFRKGNLIALRELALRRTADRIEDDVRAYRVEKSIADIWKTGAALLACVGPGPGGEHTVRSTARLAGQLGTGWHAVYVETPALQRLPAAQREQILKTLKLAEDLGATTAVLSGADLAAAALDYARSHNLSKLVLGRMQRSWPWPWRTAPLKRLAQLAPDLDLIEIGVPRNQPAPARSSHADADPYDAPGGWGGDAGGGWGGNVGSASGGNAASADSANGGTAGAAMNGGAAASDGAVGAAGGMTGNAAGQGDDAAAGALQRRRVIGYGVAAAASVATALITTPLLAWLDLANIAMLFLLVVVLVAVRFGRGPSVLATCVSVACFDFFFVPPRFTLAVTDFQYLITFIVMLAVGLITGHLTADLRFQARVAAQRERRARALYEFARELSGALQTEQIYDTTRRVIQQAFRARATLLLPDDAGRLQLPPPEHANPAALPDAGAGSSHRHGHSGAHLSVLDTGIAQWAYDRAEPAGLGTDTLPASRIFYLPLVAPMRTRGVLAIEPQQRRWMLIPEQRQQLDTFAALAAIALERVHYIEVAQGALVSMETERLRNSLLAALSHDLRTPLTSLVGLSEALTGSRPALSDAQQDTARALHDEALRMSTMVANLLDMARIQSGEVHFNLQWQPLEEVVGSALRAAGSALKGHQVSTRLAPALPLLRYDAVLIERVLVNLLENAAKYTPPGAHIEIAAALHGAWLDVTVHDDGPGLPAGREEALFEKFTRGERESAKPGVGLGLAICRAIVEAHGGRISAGRGALGGAAFTFTLPLGTPPAMPDEEVHD
- a CDS encoding vWA domain-containing protein is translated as MLIDFFFTLKDAKIPVTIKEFLTLLEAMQQRVISNSLDDFYYLARLTLVKDEAHFDKFDRAFGLYFKGISATFDQQGNVPLDWLVQRMKRELTPEQIAALEKFGYDKLMDRLKELLDEQKARHEGGNKWIGTGGTSPFGHGGTNPEGVRIGGKGGNRTAVKVWEARSYQDYDGEREIGTRNIKVALRRLRKFARQGAAEELALDATIRATASNAGYLDIKMQPERKNNIKVLMLFDVGGTMDDHIERTEELFSAAKSEFKNMEFFYFHNCVYDYVWKNNRRRHSERFPTWDILRKYPPDTKLIFVGDATMSPYEILQPGGSVEYNNEEAGSAWLARFTAAFPKFVWLNPEPDTIWQYRQSIDIIRQLMNNRMFPLTMNGLEQAMRTLSK